The following are from one region of the Brienomyrus brachyistius isolate T26 chromosome 13, BBRACH_0.4, whole genome shotgun sequence genome:
- the crfb1 gene encoding cytokine receptor family member b1 isoform X2 — protein sequence MNLTDYLEDIYLQYEIMVQALHNGMVSPWSSRTFTPWTDTVLGPPELSVVGCGNCLQLAIRFPGRKEKGLADIIYNALRFTIFLNKSGEQQHIEARTSQWNYTLSDLQPRAEYCVQVHPSLSSKKYLPSGWTCAFTSPVAQIRVPGLLVLLAIVLFLGGIVFLGLIYTGYLCNLKIHRPRVLTSLPKAYFMEDSIVLFPDPVRFEIGRPMKSITKELHPFKECYQEKMEQRNHYEERTMRLSSISSSSNVSHCADFKTTIAPQYTGASSTTVSEIQEAPLLSVPSVEGELVDENEGCMEAMPTSMHSGSETLENDMEEELAQGCTDVNLLSVTLGALEENFDSEQTESILNERHLVIIPDMHPPFVSIGLPESLLGQRSKVPQRNTSVTQGHCGHVLTDCSLTTFAKGYIRSTQETEEGEGTNEDDDGKCSGYMQR from the exons ATGAACCTGACAGACTATCTGGAGGACATCTATTTGCAGTATGAGATTATGGTCCAGGCGCTCCACAATGGGATGGTGTCTCCCTGGAGCTCCAGGACCTTTACACCCTGGACTGACA CTGTTCTTGGACCCCCTGAGTTGTCTGTGGTGGGCTGTGGCAATTGTCTTCAACTGGCCATAAGATTCCctggaagaaaagaaaaaggtcTAGCTGATATTATATACAATGCACTCAGATTTACAATTTTTCTTAATAAATCAGGAGAACAACAG CATATTGAGGCCAGGACCTCACAATGGAATTACACACTCAGTGACCTGCAGCCTAGAGCCGAGTACTGTGTGCAAGTTCACCCGTCACTGAGCTCCAAGAAGTATTTGCCTTCTGGTTGGACATGTGCATTTACGAGCCCCGTTGCTCAGATCAGAG TTCCAGGTCTCTTGGTGCTATTAGCCATAGTGCTGTTTCTGGGAGGAATTGTTTTCCTAGGCCTCATCTACACTGGTTACCTCTGTAACCTGAAAATTCACCGTCCCAGGGTCCTG ACCTCCCTGCCGAAGGCCTACTTTATGGAAGATTCTATAGTACTATTCCCAGACCCTGTAAGATTTGAAATAGGAAGGCCAATGAAAAGCATAACAAAAGAGCTGCATCCATTTAAAGAGTGCTATCAGGAGAAGATGGAACAGAGAAATCATTATGAGGAACGAACTATGAGACTCTCCAGTATATCAAGCTCCAGCAATGTGTCTCACTGTGCAGATTTCAAGACCACCATTGCTCCACAGTATACTGGTGCCTCAAGTACAACAGTGTCAGAAATACAAGAAGCTCCTCTGCTCTCAGTACCCTCAGTAGAAGGAGAGCTTGTGGATGAAAATGAGGGTTGCATGGAGGCCATGCCTACTAGTATGCACTCAGGTTCTGAGACACTTGAGAATGatatggaggaggagctagcgCAAGGCTGTACAGATGTGAACCTGCTATCTGTGACACTGGGAGCATTAGAAGAGAATTTCGACAGTGAGCAGACAGAGAGCATCCTGAATGAGAGACACTTAGTGATCATTCCTGACATGCATCCGCCCTTTGTGTCCATCGGCCTCCCAGAGAGTTTGCTGGGACAGCGCTCCAAGGTGCCACAGAGGAACACTTCAGTAACACAAGGGCACTGTGGGCATGTTCTCACTGACTGCTCGCTAACAACCTTTGCAAAAGGGTACATCAGATCTACACAAGAGACAGAGGAAGGTGAGGGGACAAATGAGGATGACGATGGGAAATGTTCAGGCTACATGCAACGGTAG